In Aegilops tauschii subsp. strangulata cultivar AL8/78 chromosome 3, Aet v6.0, whole genome shotgun sequence, one genomic interval encodes:
- the LOC109786303 gene encoding zinc finger CCCH domain-containing protein 6 isoform X2, with protein MEPRPAAAAGGGGEGEAGRGADPDTGLEGSMWRMGLAGDGGGEGDGARLPERPDQADCIYYLRTGACGFGDRCRYNHPRDRGGTEFGGGAKNAVALDYPERLGQPVCEYYMKTGTCKFGSNCKYHHPKQDGSVQPVMLNSNGFPLRPGEKECSYYMKTGQCKFGSTCKFHHPEFGGVPVTPGIYPPLQSSTVPSPHPYAPLTNWQMGRPPVLPGSYMPGSYTPMMLSSGMIPLQGWSPYPASVNPVASGGAQQTVQAGPMYGIGHHGSSSTIAYGGPYMPYSSSTIQSSNNQQEHGFPERPGQPECQYYMRTGDCKFGATCKYHHPRDWSSPKSNYMFSPFCLPLRPGAQPCSYYAQNGYCRYGVACKYDHPMAKDPSVNQVGSPVTASEPSGSILPKGVFPPDTVMRAQTNTTTGGSSSPGGGR; from the exons ATGGAGCCTCGCCCCGCGGCtgcagccggaggaggaggagaaggggagGCCGGCCGTGGCGCGGACCCCGACACCGGCCTCGAAG GGTCGATGTGGAGGATGGGGctggccggcgacggcggcggggaggGGGACGGGGCGCGCCTGCCGGAGCGGCCGGACCAGGCGGACTGCATCTACTACCTCCGGACGGGCGCCTGCGGCTTCGGGGACCGCTGCCGCTACAACCACCCCCGCGATCGCGGCGGCACTGAG TTTGGTGGAGGTGCAAAGAATGCAGTAGCATTGGACTACCCGGAGCGGTTGGGTCAACCAGTATGTGAG TATTACATGAAGACTGGGACTTGCAAATTTGGTTCCAATTGCAAATATCACCATCCTAAGCAAGATGGTTCTGTGCAGCCTGTAATGTTAAACAGTAATGGATTCCCTCTACGTCCG GGTGAGAAAGAGTGCTCCTACTACATGAAGACTGGACAATGCAAGTTTGGTTCGACATGTAAATTTCATCATCCAGAATTTGGTGGTGTTCCAGTTACTCCTGGAATTTATCCACCATTGCAGTCGTCAACTGTACCTTCGCCTCATCCATACGCTCCTCTTACAAATTGGCAAATGGGGAGGCCGCCTGTACTCCCTGGATCATATATGCCAGGCTCGTACACTCCAATGATGCTATCGTCTGGAATGATCCCCTTGCAAGGATGGAGCCCTTATCCG GCTTCAGTAAACCCTGTAGCATCAGGTGGAGCACAACAAACTGTTCAAGCTGGACCTATGTATGGCATAGGGCACCATGGATCTTCCTCTACAATTGCTTATGGTGGTCCTTACATGCCTTACTCTTCCTCAACTATACAATCAAGCAATAATCAACAAGAACATGGATTCCCTGAGCGGCCAGGGCAGCCTGAGTGTCAGTATTACATGAGGACAGGAGATTGTAAATTTGGCGCTACATGTAAATATCATCATCCTCGAGATTGGAGTTCACCCAAGTCTAATTATATGTTCAGCCCTTTTTGCCTTCCACTTCGTCCA GGTGCTCAGCCTTGTTCATACTATGCCCAAAATGGGTATTGTAGATATGGAGTTGCATGCAAGTATGATCACCCGATGG CTAAAGACCCATCAGTCAACCAAGTAGGATCGCCAGTGACAGCATCTGAGCCTTCTGGATCAATTTTACCAAAAGGGGTTTTCCCGCCAGACACGGTGATGCGTGCTCAGACTAATACGACAACTGGTGGTAGTTCAAGCCCTGGTGGTGGTCGCTGA
- the LOC109786303 gene encoding zinc finger CCCH domain-containing protein 6 isoform X1 produces the protein MEPRPAAAAGGGGEGEAGRGADPDTGLEGSMWRMGLAGDGGGEGDGARLPERPDQADCIYYLRTGACGFGDRCRYNHPRDRGGTEFGGGAKNAVALDYPERLGQPVCEYYMKTGTCKFGSNCKYHHPKQDGSVQPVMLNSNGFPLRPGEKECSYYMKTGQCKFGSTCKFHHPEFGGVPVTPGIYPPLQSSTVPSPHPYAPLTNWQMGRPPVLPGSYMPGSYTPMMLSSGMIPLQGWSPYPASVNPVASGGAQQTVQAGPMYGIGHHGSSSTIAYGGPYMPYSSSTIQSSNNQQEHGFPERPGQPECQYYMRTGDCKFGATCKYHHPRDWSSPKSNYMFSPFCLPLRPGAQPCSYYAQNGYCRYGVACKYDHPMGTLGYSSSPFPLSDMPIAPYPLGFSIATLAPSSSSQDLRPEYISAKDPSVNQVGSPVTASEPSGSILPKGVFPPDTVMRAQTNTTTGGSSSPGGGR, from the exons ATGGAGCCTCGCCCCGCGGCtgcagccggaggaggaggagaaggggagGCCGGCCGTGGCGCGGACCCCGACACCGGCCTCGAAG GGTCGATGTGGAGGATGGGGctggccggcgacggcggcggggaggGGGACGGGGCGCGCCTGCCGGAGCGGCCGGACCAGGCGGACTGCATCTACTACCTCCGGACGGGCGCCTGCGGCTTCGGGGACCGCTGCCGCTACAACCACCCCCGCGATCGCGGCGGCACTGAG TTTGGTGGAGGTGCAAAGAATGCAGTAGCATTGGACTACCCGGAGCGGTTGGGTCAACCAGTATGTGAG TATTACATGAAGACTGGGACTTGCAAATTTGGTTCCAATTGCAAATATCACCATCCTAAGCAAGATGGTTCTGTGCAGCCTGTAATGTTAAACAGTAATGGATTCCCTCTACGTCCG GGTGAGAAAGAGTGCTCCTACTACATGAAGACTGGACAATGCAAGTTTGGTTCGACATGTAAATTTCATCATCCAGAATTTGGTGGTGTTCCAGTTACTCCTGGAATTTATCCACCATTGCAGTCGTCAACTGTACCTTCGCCTCATCCATACGCTCCTCTTACAAATTGGCAAATGGGGAGGCCGCCTGTACTCCCTGGATCATATATGCCAGGCTCGTACACTCCAATGATGCTATCGTCTGGAATGATCCCCTTGCAAGGATGGAGCCCTTATCCG GCTTCAGTAAACCCTGTAGCATCAGGTGGAGCACAACAAACTGTTCAAGCTGGACCTATGTATGGCATAGGGCACCATGGATCTTCCTCTACAATTGCTTATGGTGGTCCTTACATGCCTTACTCTTCCTCAACTATACAATCAAGCAATAATCAACAAGAACATGGATTCCCTGAGCGGCCAGGGCAGCCTGAGTGTCAGTATTACATGAGGACAGGAGATTGTAAATTTGGCGCTACATGTAAATATCATCATCCTCGAGATTGGAGTTCACCCAAGTCTAATTATATGTTCAGCCCTTTTTGCCTTCCACTTCGTCCA GGTGCTCAGCCTTGTTCATACTATGCCCAAAATGGGTATTGTAGATATGGAGTTGCATGCAAGTATGATCACCCGATGGGTACGCTTGGCTACAGTTCATCTCCCTTTCCCCTGTCTGACATGCCAATTGCTCCCTATCCTCTTGGCTTCTCTATTGCCACATTGGCTCCATCTTCATCTTCCCAAGATCTAAGGCCAGAATATATTTCAGCTAAAGACCCATCAGTCAACCAAGTAGGATCGCCAGTGACAGCATCTGAGCCTTCTGGATCAATTTTACCAAAAGGGGTTTTCCCGCCAGACACGGTGATGCGTGCTCAGACTAATACGACAACTGGTGGTAGTTCAAGCCCTGGTGGTGGTCGCTGA